Proteins encoded in a region of the Gulosibacter sediminis genome:
- a CDS encoding acetolactate synthase large subunit, translated as MTTQVAPERMTGAAAVVRTLELLGVTDVFGLPGGAILPAYDAILDAKTLNHILVRHEQGAGHAAEGYAAASGKVGVCIATSGPGATNLVTAIADAYMDSVPMLAITGQVFSTLMGTDAFQEADIVGITMPVTKHSFLVKRAEDVPAAIASAYHIASTGRPGPVLVDITKDAQQNEFDFSWPVKIDLPGYRPITKAHGKQIVAAREALRAARKPVIYAGGGVGRAGASPELKELAELTGAPVVTTLMARGVFPDDHEQMLGMPGMHGTVPAVLALQEADLLFTVGARFDDRVTGKSELFSPNSKVVHIDIDPAEISKIRTADVPIVGDAKEVLADVIRAVREDSGEKPDLSEWWEFLNGLRKEFPRGFAPSTDGLLAPQHIIERISDLTGPEAVYATGVGQHQMWAAQFLSLQRPNSFLNSGGAGTMGYAVPAAMGAKVGQPDRVVWAIDGDGCFQMTNQEIATCVINNIPIKIAVINNSSLGMVRQWQTLFYDGRYSHTDLNTGHASVRVPDFVKLADAYGALGIRVEKEDEIDDAIKLALETNDRPVVIDFVVSAEAMVWPMVPQGVSNSFIRYAREASPAYEGE; from the coding sequence ATGACAACTCAAGTTGCACCGGAGCGGATGACGGGTGCCGCTGCCGTGGTGCGCACACTCGAGCTGCTGGGCGTGACCGACGTGTTCGGTCTGCCCGGCGGCGCGATTCTGCCTGCCTACGACGCCATCCTCGACGCAAAGACGCTCAACCACATCCTCGTACGCCACGAACAGGGCGCCGGCCACGCGGCCGAGGGGTACGCCGCCGCGAGCGGGAAGGTCGGCGTTTGCATCGCCACCTCCGGCCCCGGCGCCACCAACCTCGTCACTGCGATTGCCGACGCCTACATGGACTCGGTGCCGATGCTCGCGATCACCGGCCAGGTGTTCTCGACGCTCATGGGCACCGACGCGTTCCAGGAAGCCGACATCGTCGGCATTACGATGCCCGTCACGAAGCACTCCTTCCTCGTGAAGCGTGCCGAGGACGTGCCCGCCGCGATCGCGAGCGCCTACCACATCGCCTCGACCGGCCGACCTGGCCCCGTGCTCGTGGACATCACGAAGGACGCCCAGCAGAACGAATTCGACTTCAGCTGGCCCGTCAAGATCGACCTGCCCGGCTACCGCCCCATTACGAAGGCGCACGGCAAGCAGATCGTCGCGGCGCGTGAGGCGCTGCGCGCGGCTCGCAAACCCGTGATCTACGCGGGTGGCGGCGTTGGCCGAGCCGGCGCATCCCCCGAACTCAAGGAGCTCGCGGAGCTCACCGGCGCGCCCGTCGTCACGACGCTCATGGCGCGCGGCGTGTTCCCCGACGACCACGAGCAGATGCTCGGCATGCCGGGCATGCACGGCACTGTGCCCGCGGTGCTCGCGCTGCAGGAAGCCGACCTGCTGTTCACAGTCGGCGCCCGCTTCGACGATCGCGTTACCGGCAAATCCGAGCTGTTCTCGCCGAACTCGAAAGTCGTGCACATCGACATCGACCCGGCCGAGATCTCGAAGATCCGCACCGCCGACGTGCCCATCGTGGGCGACGCGAAGGAGGTGCTCGCCGACGTGATTCGCGCCGTGCGCGAGGACTCGGGCGAGAAGCCCGACCTCAGCGAGTGGTGGGAGTTCCTCAACGGCCTCCGCAAGGAGTTCCCGCGCGGCTTCGCCCCGTCGACCGACGGCCTGCTCGCGCCGCAGCACATCATCGAGCGCATCAGCGACCTCACGGGCCCCGAGGCGGTCTACGCGACCGGCGTCGGTCAGCACCAGATGTGGGCGGCACAGTTCCTCAGCCTGCAGCGACCCAACTCGTTCCTCAACTCCGGCGGCGCCGGCACCATGGGCTACGCGGTTCCCGCGGCCATGGGTGCCAAGGTCGGCCAGCCCGACCGCGTGGTGTGGGCGATCGACGGTGACGGTTGTTTCCAGATGACGAACCAGGAAATCGCGACCTGCGTCATCAACAACATCCCGATCAAGATCGCCGTGATCAACAACTCGTCCCTCGGCATGGTGCGCCAGTGGCAGACCCTCTTCTACGACGGTCGCTACTCGCACACCGACCTCAACACGGGGCACGCCTCGGTGCGGGTGCCCGACTTCGTGAAGCTCGCGGACGCCTACGGTGCCCTCGGCATTCGCGTTGAGAAGGAAGACGAGATCGACGACGCGATCAAGCTCGCGCTCGAGACGAACGACCGTCCGGTCGTCATCGACTTCGTCGTGTCGGCCGAGGCGATGGTGTGGCCGATGGTGCCGCAGGGCGTCTCGAACAGCTTCATTCGCTACGCGCGCGAAGCCAGCCCGGCCTACGAGGGGGAGTAA
- the ilvN gene encoding acetolactate synthase small subunit: MSKHILSLLVEDKPGLLTRVAGLFARRGFNIDSLAVGASEVEGLSRMTVVVNVEDFPLEQVTKQLNKLVNVIKIVELDPASAVEREHVLVKVRVDKQTRSEVIEAVNLFRARVVDVAPDSLVIETTGDSGKVQALLRMLEPYGIRELVQSGLIAVGRGPKSISERVLR, translated from the coding sequence ATGTCGAAGCACATTCTTTCGCTGCTCGTCGAAGACAAGCCCGGCCTGCTCACCCGCGTCGCGGGCCTGTTCGCACGTCGCGGCTTCAACATTGACTCACTCGCGGTCGGTGCGTCGGAGGTCGAAGGCCTCTCGCGCATGACCGTGGTTGTGAACGTCGAAGATTTCCCGCTCGAACAGGTGACGAAACAGCTCAACAAGCTGGTCAACGTCATCAAGATCGTTGAGCTTGACCCAGCCAGCGCGGTCGAGCGGGAGCACGTCCTCGTCAAGGTGCGCGTGGATAAGCAGACGCGCTCCGAAGTTATCGAGGCCGTGAACCTGTTCCGGGCGCGCGTCGTGGACGTCGCCCCCGACTCGCTCGTCATTGAAACGACGGGTGACTCGGGCAAGGTTCAGGCGCTGCTGCGCATGCTGGAACCGTACGGCATCCGCGAGCTCGTGCAGTCCGGCCTGATCGCGGTTGGCCGCGGCCCCAAGTCCATCTCTGAGCGCGTGCTGCGCTAA
- the ilvC gene encoding ketol-acid reductoisomerase, translated as MAEIFYDNDADLSIIQGKKVAIVGYGSQGHAHAQNLRDSGVEVAIALREGSKSAAKAEEAGFQVFTNAEATKWADLIMILAPDQNQRSLYAEEIEPNLTDGKTLAFAHGFNIRFGYITPPAGVDVILVAPKAPGHTVRREYEAGRGIPDIIAVENDASGSAWETAKSYAKAIGGTRAGVIKTTFTEETETDLFGEQAVLCGGMSHLVQAGFEVLTEAGYQPQIAYFEVLHELKLIVDLMWEGGITKQRWSISDTAEYGDYVSGPRVVDANVKQNMQGVLADIQSGAFAKRFIEDQDAGAPEFKKLREQEQGHPIEKTGQELRKLFSWSQQDSDYTDGQAAR; from the coding sequence ATGGCTGAGATCTTCTACGACAACGACGCAGACCTGTCGATCATCCAGGGCAAGAAGGTAGCCATCGTCGGCTACGGCTCGCAGGGCCACGCGCACGCGCAGAACCTGCGCGACTCGGGCGTCGAGGTTGCGATTGCGCTCCGCGAGGGCTCGAAGTCGGCCGCGAAGGCAGAAGAGGCCGGGTTCCAGGTGTTCACGAACGCCGAAGCCACCAAGTGGGCCGACCTCATCATGATCCTCGCGCCCGACCAGAACCAGCGCTCGCTGTACGCCGAGGAGATCGAGCCGAACCTCACCGACGGCAAGACCCTTGCCTTCGCGCACGGCTTCAACATCCGCTTCGGCTACATCACCCCGCCCGCCGGCGTTGACGTGATCCTCGTTGCACCGAAGGCGCCGGGCCACACCGTGCGCCGCGAGTACGAGGCCGGCCGCGGCATCCCCGACATCATCGCCGTCGAGAACGACGCGTCGGGCTCGGCCTGGGAGACCGCGAAGTCGTACGCGAAGGCGATCGGTGGCACCCGCGCCGGCGTCATCAAGACGACCTTCACCGAAGAGACCGAGACCGACCTGTTCGGCGAGCAGGCCGTGCTCTGCGGTGGCATGAGCCACCTCGTGCAGGCGGGCTTCGAGGTGCTCACTGAGGCTGGTTACCAGCCGCAGATCGCCTACTTCGAGGTGCTGCACGAGCTCAAGCTCATCGTCGACCTCATGTGGGAGGGCGGCATCACGAAGCAGCGCTGGAGCATCTCGGACACCGCCGAGTACGGCGACTACGTTTCGGGCCCCCGCGTTGTCGACGCGAACGTGAAGCAGAACATGCAGGGCGTGCTCGCGGACATCCAGTCGGGTGCCTTCGCGAAGCGCTTCATCGAGGACCAGGACGCGGGCGCACCCGAGTTCAAGAAGCTCCGCGAACAGGAGCAGGGCCACCCGATCGAGAAGACCGGTCAGGAACTGCGCAAGCTCTTCTCGTGGTCGCAGCAGGACAGCGACTACACCGACGGCCAGGCAGCACGCTAG
- a CDS encoding ABC transporter ATP-binding protein, with product MKSLAKLVTYTKELNPYYLAIILLTLVSAGGALVTPFIIGAATDEIVAIVGGERTFEAAIAGVVWLAVAFLAIELVVTGADAGGGYFGDVMSAKMRSLLSTRYYNQLLQLPQRYFDDELTGTIVSRLDRTITEVTRFMQSFANNMFSMLITTVAVLVITAFYSWPIALLLFLLFPIYMWLTALTSKRWQRIEHEKNAHVDTARGRFSEVVGQLPAVRSFAQERREWKLFVEEFTATVRLTGSQSRLWHGMDALRRLALNLAFFGIYLILFIQTAQGHFSLGDMVLLIQLVSMARAPVSMMSWMVDAAQHAVAGSRDYFKVMELPQDEREGLELRDPAAIAESREGQATALPVRFDDVRFAYDEETPVLRGISFDVRRGERIAFVSGSGGGKSTIVSLLLGFYRVNAGSIELFGEDIAHLKMRSLRDQIGVVFQEPSLFSGTIRENISYGRPDASEAEIVDAARRANAWDFISGFPKGLDAVIGERGLKLSGGQKQRIAVARAMLKDAPVLILDEATSALDTKSERAVQTGLDALMAGDRTSLIIAHRLSTIRDVDRIITLRDGHIDEIGSPTELAASGGIYAELLALQLEGTSASRERLREDYGIDG from the coding sequence GTGAAGAGTCTCGCGAAGCTGGTTACGTATACGAAGGAACTCAACCCGTACTACCTCGCGATCATTCTGCTCACGCTCGTCTCGGCGGGCGGCGCGCTCGTGACCCCGTTCATCATCGGCGCCGCGACCGACGAGATCGTCGCGATCGTCGGCGGCGAGCGCACGTTCGAGGCCGCGATCGCCGGCGTCGTTTGGCTCGCGGTCGCGTTTCTGGCGATCGAGCTCGTCGTCACCGGGGCCGATGCCGGCGGCGGCTACTTCGGCGACGTCATGAGCGCGAAGATGCGCTCGCTGCTCTCGACGCGCTACTACAACCAGCTGCTGCAGCTGCCGCAGCGCTACTTCGACGACGAGCTCACGGGCACGATCGTCTCGCGCCTCGACCGCACGATCACCGAGGTGACGCGGTTCATGCAGTCGTTCGCGAACAACATGTTCTCGATGCTCATCACGACGGTCGCGGTGCTCGTCATCACCGCGTTCTATTCGTGGCCGATCGCGCTGCTGCTGTTCCTGCTGTTCCCGATCTACATGTGGCTCACCGCGCTCACGTCGAAGCGCTGGCAGCGCATCGAGCACGAGAAGAACGCCCACGTTGACACCGCGCGCGGCCGCTTCAGCGAGGTCGTCGGCCAGCTGCCCGCCGTGCGCTCGTTCGCGCAGGAGCGGCGCGAGTGGAAGCTCTTTGTCGAGGAGTTCACGGCGACCGTGCGGCTCACGGGCTCGCAGTCGCGCCTGTGGCACGGCATGGATGCGCTGCGCCGCCTCGCCCTCAACCTCGCGTTCTTCGGCATCTACCTCATCCTGTTCATCCAGACCGCGCAGGGGCACTTCAGCCTCGGCGACATGGTGCTGCTAATTCAGCTCGTGAGCATGGCTCGCGCGCCCGTGTCGATGATGTCGTGGATGGTCGACGCGGCTCAGCACGCCGTGGCCGGCTCGCGCGACTACTTCAAGGTGATGGAGCTGCCGCAGGACGAGCGCGAGGGCCTCGAACTGCGTGACCCGGCCGCGATCGCCGAGAGCCGCGAAGGTCAGGCGACGGCGTTGCCCGTGCGCTTCGACGACGTGCGCTTCGCCTACGACGAGGAGACGCCCGTGCTGCGGGGTATCTCGTTCGACGTGCGTCGAGGCGAGCGCATCGCGTTCGTGAGCGGCTCGGGCGGTGGCAAGAGCACGATCGTCAGCCTGCTGCTCGGCTTCTACCGCGTGAACGCGGGCAGCATCGAGCTGTTCGGCGAAGATATCGCGCACCTGAAGATGCGCTCGCTGCGCGACCAGATCGGCGTCGTGTTCCAGGAGCCGTCGCTGTTCAGCGGTACGATCCGCGAGAACATCTCGTACGGTCGCCCCGATGCGAGCGAGGCCGAGATCGTCGACGCGGCCCGGCGCGCGAACGCCTGGGACTTCATCTCGGGGTTCCCGAAGGGCCTCGACGCCGTCATCGGCGAGCGAGGGCTGAAGCTCTCGGGCGGGCAGAAGCAGCGCATCGCCGTGGCCCGAGCCATGCTCAAGGACGCCCCGGTGCTCATTCTCGACGAGGCGACGAGCGCGCTCGACACGAAGAGCGAGCGCGCCGTGCAGACGGGCCTGGATGCGCTCATGGCGGGGGACCGCACGAGCCTGATCATCGCCCACCGGCTCTCGACGATCCGCGACGTCGACCGCATCATCACGCTGCGCGACGGCCACATCGACGAAATCGGCTCACCGACCGAACTCGCCGCATCCGGCGGCATCTATGCCGAGCTGCTTGCATTGCAGCTCGAGG